CGGCGCGTCGTTCTTTATTTTCCTGCTGCGGCGCGGAGGTCGTTATGGATAAGCGTGGGGGCATGGATCATGTGCTGGTGTGGCGGCAGGGGCGTTTTTCCCGTCAGATCAACCTGACCACCGTCGGCCGGGTGTCGCTGGCGTTGTTGCTGGTGCTGGCGGTGATGGTGGCATCGCTTGGCGTAGGCAAACTGATGCTGTCGCCGTGGGAGGTATTGCGGGCGCTGTGGTCGTCGCAGCCGGAAGGCGCGGCGTTGATCGTACAGCAGTTACGGTTGCCGCGCGTGGTGTTGGCTGCATTGGTAGGCGGCGCGCTGGCGGTATCCGGGCTGATTTTGCAAGCGATGATCCGCAATCCGCTGGCTTCGCCGGACATTCTGGGCATCACCAGCGGCGCCAGCGCGGCGGCGGTATTCTATCTGTCGTTTCTCGCCGCCACGCTGGGGGCGCACTATCTGCCGCTGGCGGCGATGATCGGGGCCGCGACGGCGGCGCTGGCGGTGTATTGGCTGGCGTGGCAAGCGGGCGTATCGCCGCAACGGCTGGTGCTGACCGGCGTCGGCGTGTCGGCGTTGTTGACGGCCGCCACCACCTTCATGCTGGTGTTCAGC
The DNA window shown above is from Dickeya dadantii NCPPB 898 and carries:
- a CDS encoding FecCD family ABC transporter permease, with amino-acid sequence MDKRGGMDHVLVWRQGRFSRQINLTTVGRVSLALLLVLAVMVASLGVGKLMLSPWEVLRALWSSQPEGAALIVQQLRLPRVVLAALVGGALAVSGLILQAMIRNPLASPDILGITSGASAAAVFYLSFLAATLGAHYLPLAAMIGAATAALAVYWLAWQAGVSPQRLVLTGVGVSALLTAATTFMLVFSPLTTTLSAYVWLTGSVYGASWRETRELGGWLLLIAPWLVLLARQVRVQQLDDGLAQGIGVRVQWLRVALLLLSVALAGAAIAWGGAMAFVGLIAPHIAKRLVAPGFAGQAAMAFLSGAGLVMVADLCGRTLFLPLDLPAGIFVSALGAPFFLYLLIKQRH